Genomic window (Agromyces mariniharenae):
AGTTCACCGGCCGGCTGTGCCCGGCGCCGTGCGAGTCGGCGTGCGTGCTCGGCATCAACCAGCCCGCCGTCACGATCAAGCAGGTCGAGGTCTCGATCATCGACCAGGCGTTCGGCAACGGCTGGGTGCAGCCGCAGCCGCCGGGGCGCCTCACCGGCAAGACCGTGGCCGTGGTCGGCTCGGGTCCCGCGGGGCTCGCGGCCGCCCAGCAGCTGACGCGCGCCGGCCACACGGTGGCCGTGTTCGAGCGCGACGACCGCATCGGCGGCCTGCTGCGCTACGGCATCCCCGACTTCAAGATGGAGAAGAAGCACCTCGACCTGCGCCTCGCGCAGATGACCGCAGAGGGCACCCGGTTCCGCGCCGGCGTGAACATCGGCGTCGACATCACGTGGGAGCAGCTCCGCGAGCGGTACGACGCCGTCGTGGTCGCCACGGGCGCGCTCGTGCCCCGCGACCTGCCGATCCCCGGCCGCGACCTGCCGGGCGTGCACTTCGCCATGGAGTACCTCGTGCAGTCCAACCGCCACCTTGCAGGCGACGAGGTCTTCGACCAGATCTCGGCCGAGGGCAAGCACGTCGTCGTCCTCGGCGGCGGCGACACCGGCGCCGACTGCATCGGCACCGCGCACCGCCAGGGTGCGCTCTCGGTGACGAACCTCGCGATCGGCAAGCAGCCGAGCCCGTCGCGTCCGTCGGAGCAGCCGTGGCCGATGCACCCGACGCTGTTCGAGGTGCAGAGCGCGCACGAGGAGGGCGGCGTGCGCCAGTACCTCGCCTCGACGGTCGAGTTCCTCGCCAACGACGCCGGCGAGGTGCGCGCCATCCGCGTCGCCGAGACCGAGTACCTCGACGGGCGCCGCGTGCCCAAGGCGGGCACCGAGCGCGAGATCCCCGCGGACCTCGTGCTCCTCGCGCTCGGCTTCACGGGCCCCGAGACCCGCGAGCTCGACGAGCAGCTGCAGCTGCCCGTCACCGACCGCGGCAACGTCGCCCGTGACGCCGACTACAGCACGTCCCAGCCGGGCGTGTTCGTGGCCGGCGACGCCGGACGCGGCCAGTCCCTCATCGTGTGGGCCATCGCAGAGGGCCGCGCTGCGGCATCCGCCGTGGACCGGTACCTTGAAGGCGACACCGAGTTGCCGAGCCCGATCGCCGCGCACGCCCGCGCCTTCGCGATCTAGCCCACACGGAGCGCCGTCGGCGCGACGCACGACCCACGACCACGAACCCAGCGCCTCGGCGCGGAACACGGGAGCACACACCAGATGAGACGAGCGAAGATCGTCGCCACCCTCGGGCCGGCGACGTCGAGCTATGAGCAGATCCGGGCGATCATCGATGCCGGCGTCGACGTCGCGCGCATGAACCTCAGCCACGGCACCTACGACGTGCACGAGGGGGTCTACCAGAACGTCAGGAAGGCAGCGAACGACTCCGGCCGCGCGGTCGCGGTGCTCATCGACCTCCAGGGCCCGAAGATCCGCCTCGGCAAGTTCGAGAACGGCCCCCACGAGCTCGCCGAGGGCGACATCTTCAAGATCACCACCGAGGAGATCCTCGGCACCAAGGAGATCGTCGGCACAACCTTCAAGGGCCTGCCCCAGGACGTGAAGCCCGGCGACCACCTGCTCATCGACGACGGCAAGGTGCGCGTCGAAGTCGTCGAGACCGACGGCACCGTCGTGACGACCAAGGTCATCGTCGCCGGCCCGGTCTCGAACAACAAGGGCATCAACCTCCCCGGCGTCGCGGTCAACGTGCCCGCGCTCTCGGAGAAGGACGAGGCCGACCTGCGCTGGGGCCTCGAGCTCGGCGCCGACCTCATCGCCCTGTCGTTCGTGCGGAACGCCGCCGACGTCGAGCGCGTGCGAGAGATCATGGACGAGGTCGGCCGCCGCGTGCCGGTCATCGCGAAGATCGAGAAGCCGCAGGCCGTCGACGCGCTCGAGGAGATCGTCGAGGCCTTCGACGCGATCATGGTCGCCCGCGGCGACCTCGGCGTCGAGCTGCCGCTCGAGGCCGTGCCCATCGTGCAGAAGCGCGCGATCGAGATCTCCCGCCGCCTCGCCAAGCCCGTCATCGTTGCGACGCAGATGCTCGAGTCGATGATCCACAGCCCGGTGCCGACGCGCGCCGAGACCTCCGACGTCGCGAACGCCATCCTCGACGGCGCCGACGCGGTCATGCTGTCGGGCGAGACGAGCGTCGGCGAGTACCCGGTGATCACCGTCAAGACCATGGCGCGCATCGTCGAGTCGACCGAGCAGCACGGCCTCGAGCGCATCCCGCCGCTCGGCACCAAGCCGCGCACGCAGGCCGGCGCGATCACGCTCGCTGCGGTCGAGGTGGCCGACTTCGTCGAGGCGAAGTACCTCTGCGTCTTCACCGAGACCGGCGAGTCCGTGCGACGGATGACCCGCATCCGATCGGTCATCCCGATCCTCGCGTTCACGCCCGACCCCGCCATCCGGCGCCGCATGGCGCTCAACTGGGGCGTCGAGTCGTTCGTCGTGGACCGCGTGACGCACACCGACCAGATGGTCGGCCAGGTCGACGAGGTGCTCGCGAAGACCGGCATGGCGGTCAACGGCGAGAAGGTCGTCATCATCTCGGGTTCGCCTCCCGGCATCCCCGGCACCACCAACGACGTGCGCGTGCACGTCGTCGGCGAGGTGCTCTAGCCCCATCCTGCGAACGGCCCGGTCGGATGACCGGGTCGTTCGTCGTGCCGCGGTCGCAGCGGCCAGGATGCCGCGGG
Coding sequences:
- a CDS encoding glutamate synthase subunit beta, with translation MADPKGFLKVTERELPKRRPVPVRIMDWKEVYEQGDPAQLRRQAGRCMDCGIPFCHQGCPLGNLIPEWNDLMWRGEGRAAIERLHATNNFPEFTGRLCPAPCESACVLGINQPAVTIKQVEVSIIDQAFGNGWVQPQPPGRLTGKTVAVVGSGPAGLAAAQQLTRAGHTVAVFERDDRIGGLLRYGIPDFKMEKKHLDLRLAQMTAEGTRFRAGVNIGVDITWEQLRERYDAVVVATGALVPRDLPIPGRDLPGVHFAMEYLVQSNRHLAGDEVFDQISAEGKHVVVLGGGDTGADCIGTAHRQGALSVTNLAIGKQPSPSRPSEQPWPMHPTLFEVQSAHEEGGVRQYLASTVEFLANDAGEVRAIRVAETEYLDGRRVPKAGTEREIPADLVLLALGFTGPETRELDEQLQLPVTDRGNVARDADYSTSQPGVFVAGDAGRGQSLIVWAIAEGRAAASAVDRYLEGDTELPSPIAAHARAFAI
- the pyk gene encoding pyruvate kinase; translated protein: MRRAKIVATLGPATSSYEQIRAIIDAGVDVARMNLSHGTYDVHEGVYQNVRKAANDSGRAVAVLIDLQGPKIRLGKFENGPHELAEGDIFKITTEEILGTKEIVGTTFKGLPQDVKPGDHLLIDDGKVRVEVVETDGTVVTTKVIVAGPVSNNKGINLPGVAVNVPALSEKDEADLRWGLELGADLIALSFVRNAADVERVREIMDEVGRRVPVIAKIEKPQAVDALEEIVEAFDAIMVARGDLGVELPLEAVPIVQKRAIEISRRLAKPVIVATQMLESMIHSPVPTRAETSDVANAILDGADAVMLSGETSVGEYPVITVKTMARIVESTEQHGLERIPPLGTKPRTQAGAITLAAVEVADFVEAKYLCVFTETGESVRRMTRIRSVIPILAFTPDPAIRRRMALNWGVESFVVDRVTHTDQMVGQVDEVLAKTGMAVNGEKVVIISGSPPGIPGTTNDVRVHVVGEVL